In a single window of the Drosophila miranda strain MSH22 chromosome XL, D.miranda_PacBio2.1, whole genome shotgun sequence genome:
- the LOC108151319 gene encoding uncharacterized protein LOC108151319, whose amino-acid sequence MPFFRELNYEQRQTLEQWLKKYEVELNFRTRNEFSDAFAVAKLFDKVHPGLVDFRCYLARSSVALKKQNWHIFNIRTLKRMNMGLSQRDLYRLARGGGWALETLLYKLMMTDVPLRSEGGEEGTLQERTD is encoded by the coding sequence ATGCCTTTCTTTCGTGAATTGAACTACGAGCAACGCCAGACACTAGAGCAATGGTTAAAGAAATATGAGGTGGAGCTGAATTTTCGAACGCGCAACGAATTCAGCGACGCCTTCGCGGTGGCAAAACTCTTCGACAAGGTGCACCCCGGACTCGTGGACTTCAGATGCTATTTGGCCCGTAGCAGCGTGGCGCTGAAGAAACAAAACTGGCATATATTCAACATAAGGACTTTGAAACGAATGAATATGGGCCTGAGCCAACGGGACCTCTACAGACTGGCCCGCGGCGGCGGATGGGCCCTCGAGACGCTGCTCTACAAGCTGATGATGACCGATGTGCCGCTGCGGTCCGAGGGCGGGGAGGAGGGGACACTCCAAGAGCGCACAGATTAA
- the LOC108151187 gene encoding probable mitochondrial import inner membrane translocase subunit Tim17 3, whose amino-acid sequence MEYYRQPCPIRIVEDTGCAFMMGTIGGALFQYMKGFRDAPVGLRRRLNDGLVSVKLRTPGIAGSFAVWGATFSTVDCTLVHYRQQEDSWNSIISGAATGGILAARQGIRQMASSAIFGCLVMALIEGAGSVVATIYADEDPSIAPGETQDKPQRPQWDVVQEGSQNDLPGHMGTSTHSILDLVKMASGVIK is encoded by the coding sequence ATGGAGTACTATCGTCAGCCCTGTCCCATACGGATTGTCGAAGATACCGGCTGTGCCTTCATGATGGGCACCATTGGCGGGGCCCTGTTCCAGTATATGAAGGGATTCAGAGATGCCCCGGTGGGACTGCGTCGCCGGCTCAATGACGGACTGGTTTCGGTGAAGCTAAGGACCCCCGGGATTGCCGGCAGCTTTGCCGTTTGGGGTGCCACCTTCAGCACGGTGGACTGCACGCTGGTCCACTACAGGCAGCAGGAGGACTCCTGGAACTCGATTATAAGCGGTGCTGCAACGGGTGGCATACTCGCCGCTCGCCAGGGTATCCGGCAAATGGCAAGCAGTGCGATATTTGGGTGTCTGGTGATGGCGTTGATCGAAGGAGCTGGCTCAGTAGTGGCCACCATCTATGCAGACGAAGATCCATCCATCGCTCCAGGAGAGACCCAAGACAAGCCGCAACGTCCCCAGTGGGACGTGGTACAGGAGGGTTCTCAAAATGATCTGCCCGGCCACATGGGCACTTCCACCCACTCGATATTGGATCTGGTCAAGATGGCCAGCGGTGTCATCAAGTGA
- the LOC108151525 gene encoding sperm flagellar protein 1-like — protein sequence MSGFRVLDEEDRLALISWLKEHNIELNHRTRTELRDAFAVAKICKRIHPDLVDLQVYTPRCSMTQMLNNWKIFNDRVLKKLDLNLSHLMLKELAGGAACAIESILHKLMTTEYALKRGEGKPNLAKKPLDRHRPRVIH from the coding sequence ATGTCCGGATTCCGTGTATTGGACGAGGAGGATCGCCTGGCGCTAATATCGTGGCTCAAGGAGCATAACATCGAACTGAATCATCGCACCAGGACCGAGCTACGCGATGCTTTCGCGGTGGCCAAGATCTGTAAGAGGATCCACCCCGACTTGGTTGACCTTCAGGTCTACACGCCCAGGTGCAGCATGACCCAAATGCTGAACAATTGGAAGATATTTAACGACAGGGTTCTCAAGAAACTGGACCTGAACCTGTCCCATTTGATGCTCAAGGAGCTGGCAGGTGGGGCAGCGTGTGCCATTGAATCAATCCTCCATAAACTGATGACCACCGAGTATGCCCTGAAACGAGGAGAGGGCAAGCCCAATCTAGCCAAGAAACCGCTAGACAGACATAGACCGAGAGTGATTCACTAA